A genomic stretch from Salarias fasciatus chromosome 18, fSalaFa1.1, whole genome shotgun sequence includes:
- the LOC115405804 gene encoding phospholipid phosphatase-related protein type 4-like → MSRAKERLKGGKETKDSVTLLPCFYFVELPILASSVVSLYFLELTDIFQPVHSGYSCNDRSLSLPYVLPRHEVCPLPLLFSLAFAAPTVTILIGEAILYCYLSRRSSSTQTEANINAAGCNFNSYIRRAVRFIGVHIFGLCVTALITDILQLSTGQHTPYWLDVCKPNLTHINMSTCDEAFILEDICSGQDVGLINAGRKSFPSQHATLAAFAAVYISMYFNTVLTDSAKLLKPLLVFSFVMLAILAGLTRIIQFRNHPVDVYCGWLLGAAIAVYLGVYAVGNFQPSEDRSRCQPVPPILREPPLSSLPNVSQSAVSNSHPVHHPLAPAQPEPIITRTSSHALSPDQPLPILTRSSSYREPSLSMKRASAEVEVISPSSPQGNRDNMMTFSSSTLPRSHGGSFVEEGRIPRRHASIHASMDSTRSKQLLSQWKNKNDNRKLSLQVMDGIRPAPSSSPQRNMELRCSSEPSAMGLEAELRGGTHLPMAVNQEAELRAGAHIPAQYMKLAASSVPISNHNHMVHNGGAGMAGGARVSIQSRPGSSQLVHIPEEENPTSKDQESESEDSMMDGGGSVREKWLRVAEKTSIPCRPLSAGGQPRLMQVIALSKQQGLLHSPRSEDGGSMVSCTGSIRYRALTDQDPSPPASTSGVVGGGGLERSGSIVRVEAHPESRSNKPVVKPPSTDGSGSWRWKPPEQRASLRQSAFTLNDLNRHTDSCDSLRDGGSVDGRRSVAETETESEAGGDGGGGGVYTNHPHVVHPLHPLHPNNPNNFQHPGFNPNNPNFNNAQPNFNPNSNSSNVPFVPNATFAAPFHPHPQAVTTIRVTPVEVTAASSDGGSDCQSVASSSRESTLRRKSSSNTVHVQDRGPTPDLHSNHRLCDDADSSSRFHENLRNFQENPIHHPSQPSYPNHPGVHPAHANRQLQGLYGRPSPTPPPTLPRPILTHTPPPTLGLAYKE, encoded by the exons CTCCCAATCCTGGCCTCCTCTGTGGTCAGCCTTTACTTCCTGGAGCTGACGGATATTTTCCAGCCGGTGCATTCTGGGTACAGCTGTAACGACCGCAGCCTGTCTCTGCCGTACGTCCTGCCCAGACATGAGGTCTGCCCGCTGCCCCTGCTCTTCAGCCTGGCCTTCGCCGCTCCCACCGTCACC atCCTCATCGGAGAGGCCATCCTGTACTGCTACCTGTCCAGGAGGTCGTCCTCCACGCAGACCGAGGCCAACATCAACGCCGCAGGCTGCAATTTCAACTCCTACATCCGCAGGGCCGTACGCTTCATAG GCGTTCATATATTCGGCCTGTGTGTGACGGCGCTGATCACGGACATCCTGCAGCTCTCCACCGGCCAGCACACGCCCTACTGGCTGGATGTGTGCAAACCCAACCTGACCCACATCAACATGTCCACCTGCGACGAAGCCTTCATTCTGGAGGACATCTGCTCCGGACAGGATGTGGGCCTCATCAACGCTGGACG gAAGTCTTTCCCCTCGCAGCATGCCACCCTGGCTGCCTTTGCTGCGGTCTACATATCA ATGTACTTCAACACGGTGCTGACGGACTCCGCCAAGCTGCTGAAGCCTCTCCTGGTCTTCTCCTTCGTCATGCTGGCCATCCTGGCCGGCCTGACCAGGATCATCCAGTTCAGGAACCACCCGGTCGACGTCTACTGCGGCTGGCTACTGGGAGCCGCCATCGCCGTCTATCTG ggtgtgTACGCGGTGGGGAATTTCCAGCCCAGTGAGGACCGCTCCCGATGCCAGCCTGTGCCCCCCATCCTGAGAgagccccccctctcctccctacCCAATGTCAGCCAGTCAGCAGTCAGCAACAGTCACCCAG TCCATCACCCTCTGGCTCCCGCCCAGCCGGAGCCCATCATCACCAGGACGTCGTCTCACGCCTTGTCCCCGGATCAGCCGCTGCCCATCCTGACTCGCAGCTCCTCCTACCGAGAGCCGTCCCTGTCCATGAAGAGGGCCAGCGCCGAGGTGGAGGTGATCAGTCCGTCCAGTCCTCAGGGCAACAGGGACAACATGATGAcgttcagcagcagcaccctGCCCAG GTCCCACGGAGGCTCCTTCGTGGAAGAAGGGCGCATCCCACGGCGTCACGCCTCCATCCACGCGTCGATGGACTCCACCCGGtccaaacagctgctcagccaGTGGAAGAACAAGAACGACAACAGGAAGCTGTCCCTGCAGGTGATGGATGGAATCAGACCGGCTCCCTCCTCGTCCCCGCAGAGGAACATGGAGCTGCGCTGCTCCTCCGAGCCGTCTGCGATGggcctggaggcggagctgcgcGGCGGGACCCACCTTCCCATGGCCGTCaaccaggaagcagagctcCGGGCCGGGGCCCACATCCCAGCTCAGTACATGAAGCTGGCCGCCAGCTCGGTTCCCATCTCCAACCACAACCACATGGTGCATAACGGCGGCGCGGGAATGGCCGGCGGCGCCCGGGTGTCCATCCAGTCCAGACCGGGCTCCTCCCAGCTTGTACATATCCCCGAGGAGGAAAACCCCACCAGCAAAGACCAGGAGAGCGAATCAGAGGACAGCATGATGGACGGAGGAGGCTCAGTGAGGGAGAAATGGCTGCGGGTGGCTGAGAAGACCAGCATCCCCTGCAGACCCCTCAGCGCCGGAGGACAGCCTCGGCTCATGCAG gtaatAGCCTTATCCAAGCAGCAGGGCCTGCTTCACTCTCCCCGCTCAGAGGACGGAGGCAGCATGGTCAGCTGCACCGGATCCATCCGGTACCGAGCCCTGACGGACCAGGACCCCTCTCCGCCGGCCTCCACCAGCGGGGTAGTGGGAG gaggaggactggaacGCAGTGGAAGCATCGTGCGTGTGGAAGCCCACCCGGAGTCCCGGTCCAACAAGCCCGTGGTGAAGCCCCCGAGCACCGACGGGAGCGGCTCGTGGCGCTGGAAGCCGCCGGAACAAAGGGCTTCGCTGCGGCAGTCGGCGTTCACCCTCAACGACCTGAACCGACACACGGACAGCTGCGACTCGCTGAGGGACGGCGGCTCGGTGGACGGCAGGAGGAGCGTGGCCGAGACGGAAACGGAGAGCGAGGCggggggagacggagggggagggggagttTACACCAACCATCCACATGTCGTTCACCCGCTACACCCCTTACATCCAAACAATCCCAACAATTTCCAGCACCCGGGTTTCAATCCCAACAATCCCAATTTCAACAACGCTCAGCCGAATTTCAATCCCAACTCCAACAGTTCCAACGTTCCCTTCGTCCCCAACGCCACCTTCGCCGCCCCCTTCCACCCCCACCCTCAGGCCGTCACGACCATCCGGGTGACCCCGGTGGAGGTGACGGCCGCCAGCAGCGACGGCGGCTCCGACTGCCAGTCGGTGGCGTCGTCCAGCCGCGAGTCCACGCTGAGGcggaagagcagcagcaacacggTCCACGTGCAGGACCGCGGGCCCACCCCGGACCTCCACAGCAACCACCGCCTCTGTGACGACGCCGACAGCAGCAGCCGCTTCCACGAGAACCTTCGCAATTTCCAAGAAAACCCCATCCACCACCCCAGCCAGCCCAGCTACCCCAACCACCCCGGCGTTCACCCCGCCCACGCCAACAGGCAACTGCAGGGTCTGTACGGCCGTCCGAGTCCGACTCCGCCCCCGACTTTACCCCGCCCCATCCTGACTCACACCCCACCGCCCACCCTGGGCCTGGCCTATAAAGAATGA